In one window of Shewanella goraebulensis DNA:
- a CDS encoding NfeD family protein gives MEFSNPTSIWLIVGLVLMLAEIIVPGGIVILLGAACVIVAAALFAGIVDGATQSFTLWFITSIVLLLSFRHITQKMIGGDAHVDNTDEEMDLYNQVVTVKADIGPGEQEGRVTFSGTEWPALGDGTEIKSGSKVRIICRENIALIVEPYVETEAPS, from the coding sequence ATGGAGTTTTCAAATCCAACCAGCATTTGGTTAATTGTTGGTCTTGTCTTAATGCTCGCGGAAATCATTGTTCCGGGTGGCATCGTTATCTTACTTGGCGCCGCATGCGTCATCGTCGCAGCTGCTTTGTTTGCGGGTATCGTCGACGGAGCAACGCAAAGCTTTACGCTTTGGTTTATCACCTCAATCGTGTTGTTACTTAGTTTCCGCCATATTACTCAAAAAATGATTGGTGGCGATGCTCATGTTGATAATACTGATGAAGAAATGGATTTATATAATCAAGTTGTCACGGTAAAGGCTGATATTGGTCCAGGTGAGCAAGAAGGACGGGTGACGTTTTCTGGCACTGAATGGCCAGCGTTAGGTGACGGTACTGAGATTAAATCAGGCAGCAAAGTGCGGATTATCTGCCGCGAAAATATTGCTTTAATCGTTGAGCCTTACGTAGAAACTGAAGCACCTAGCTAG
- a CDS encoding DUF3313 family protein gives MRKTYATSTSIAGLLLLTIVGCSSAPATLQQGPDAEITKDGLVKVDNSKLELSYVKPGVNWRQYTKLYFVPTKVTNDHPADYRAPRIDRQTDGAFATYDLPQESLDKMAVQFSKTVQDVFNSEQPFELVSSKGPNTLIVETAVSDIRLSAPVENSRRSYNSMGTTYTQNSGSMVLLAVLKDGQTGDVLAKAADRAMGFDQWRQNTKVFNWGDVKTVYRRWVTDFKNALMTAAAEGTP, from the coding sequence ATGCGCAAGACTTATGCAACTTCTACATCTATTGCAGGCTTATTACTATTAACGATCGTAGGTTGTAGTTCAGCTCCAGCCACTTTGCAGCAAGGGCCTGATGCCGAAATCACTAAAGATGGGTTAGTTAAAGTCGATAATTCAAAGCTGGAACTTTCTTACGTCAAACCTGGCGTTAACTGGCGTCAATATACCAAGCTCTATTTTGTGCCAACAAAAGTCACCAATGATCACCCTGCCGATTACCGTGCCCCAAGAATTGATCGACAAACTGATGGCGCTTTTGCCACTTACGATCTGCCACAAGAATCTCTGGATAAAATGGCTGTGCAATTTTCAAAAACCGTCCAAGATGTATTTAACAGTGAACAACCTTTTGAATTAGTCTCTTCCAAAGGGCCAAATACCTTGATTGTAGAAACCGCTGTCAGCGATATCCGCTTAAGTGCACCAGTTGAAAATAGTCGTCGAAGTTATAACTCTATGGGCACCACTTACACACAAAATTCTGGTTCTATGGTGTTATTGGCGGTACTCAAAGATGGTCAAACAGGTGATGTACTTGCAAAAGCCGCTGATCGTGCAATGGGGTTTGATCAATGGCGACAAAACACCAAAGTGTTTAACTGGGGCGATGTAAAAACAGTTTATCGACGTTGGGTGACTGACTTTAAAAATGCCTTAATGACAGCAGCGGCTGAAGGTACCCCTTAA
- a CDS encoding radical SAM protein: MINYIEPVFRPPSEWKSLILQVTNGCSWNNCSFCDMYTQEQKKFRANKADKIEQDILAAAASGHSISRVFLADGDAMTLPFKRLKEICQLINTHLPSVTRISSYCLPRNLTNKSVEQLAELRQMGLSLLYVGCESGDNEVLKRIEKGEDFDSSLLALKKIKQAGMKSSVMILMGLGGKKLSLQHAKASAELMNAAQPEYLSTLVVTLPLGTDRMDSAFDGHFELPDQLGLLSEMQALLTGLELEKTIFRSDHASNYLVLKGVLGKDKVQLLGHVEQAIKGMVPLRQEWQRGL; the protein is encoded by the coding sequence TTGATTAACTATATTGAGCCTGTTTTTCGTCCGCCTTCTGAGTGGAAATCGCTTATTTTACAAGTCACTAATGGCTGTAGTTGGAACAACTGCAGCTTTTGCGATATGTATACTCAAGAGCAAAAAAAGTTCAGAGCCAATAAAGCCGATAAAATTGAACAAGATATCTTAGCTGCTGCGGCATCGGGACATTCCATTAGTCGAGTATTCTTAGCCGACGGTGATGCAATGACATTGCCGTTTAAACGGCTAAAAGAAATTTGTCAGTTGATCAATACCCATCTGCCATCAGTGACTCGCATAAGCAGTTATTGCTTACCACGTAACTTAACTAATAAATCGGTAGAGCAGCTGGCAGAGCTGCGCCAAATGGGCTTGTCATTGCTTTATGTTGGTTGTGAAAGTGGTGACAACGAAGTACTTAAACGCATTGAAAAAGGCGAAGACTTTGACTCATCTTTACTGGCGCTGAAGAAAATAAAACAAGCAGGAATGAAGTCATCGGTGATGATTTTAATGGGCCTAGGTGGCAAAAAACTGTCATTGCAACATGCTAAAGCCTCAGCTGAGCTAATGAATGCAGCCCAGCCAGAATATTTGTCCACTTTAGTGGTAACACTGCCATTGGGCACAGACAGAATGGACAGTGCTTTTGATGGACATTTTGAGTTACCGGATCAGTTAGGATTACTCAGCGAAATGCAAGCGTTACTCACAGGACTTGAGTTGGAGAAAACCATTTTTAGATCGGATCATGCATCGAATTATTTAGTGCTGAAAGGGGTACTAGGTAAGGACAAAGTACAACTATTAGGGCATGTTGAGCAGGCGATCAAGGGCATGGTGCCGTTACGTCAAGAGTGGCAACGAGGCTTATAG
- a CDS encoding GNAT family N-acetyltransferase, with protein MDIRVDDLSGPEIAELLTEHLQDMYATSPAESVHALDLDKLKQPNITFWTIWENDLLAGCGAINWYSVEHVEIKSMRVSNPFRRRGVAATLLGFMLNEVKNSGAQTVNLETGSMDFFAPARRLYARHGFTECGPFADYEADPNSVFMTRSL; from the coding sequence ATGGATATTCGAGTTGACGATTTATCAGGCCCTGAAATTGCTGAGTTATTAACAGAACACTTGCAAGATATGTACGCTACATCACCAGCAGAATCAGTGCATGCCCTTGATTTAGATAAACTGAAACAGCCAAATATTACTTTTTGGACGATATGGGAAAACGACTTATTAGCAGGCTGTGGTGCTATTAATTGGTATTCAGTTGAGCATGTAGAAATAAAATCGATGCGCGTTTCTAATCCGTTTCGTCGCCGAGGCGTTGCTGCGACATTACTGGGCTTTATGCTTAATGAAGTAAAAAACAGCGGGGCTCAAACGGTTAATTTAGAAACCGGCTCAATGGATTTTTTTGCCCCTGCAAGACGGTTATATGCTCGTCATGGTTTTACCGAATGTGGTCCGTTTGCTGATTATGAAGCCGACCCCAATAGCGTGTTTATGACACGTTCTTTATGA
- a CDS encoding YdcH family protein yields MFPEYRELISKLKTSNAHFSKIFDEHNQLDEKIKHHEKHYNSDTTPELKILKSKKLHLKEEIYTMLKKQ; encoded by the coding sequence ATGTTTCCAGAGTACCGCGAATTAATCAGTAAATTAAAAACATCAAATGCACACTTTTCCAAGATTTTTGATGAGCATAATCAGTTAGATGAAAAAATTAAGCACCATGAAAAGCATTATAATAGCGACACCACGCCTGAGCTTAAAATACTTAAATCGAAGAAGTTACATTTAAAAGAAGAAATATATACCATGCTGAAAAAGCAGTAA
- a CDS encoding mechanosensitive ion channel family protein — protein MNETPAGLDQELAQLQNVYEMLTEFVVQYSFQIVGAIIILLIGIWVANKMSDVVTNQFEKHNIDVTLGNFVSNLVRITIIVMVSIICLGKLGISVTPMVAAIGAASLGAGLALQGMLANYAAGVTIIVTRPFVIGNTIEIQGVSGVVQKIQLGLTILTNEEGELINIPNKHIVGEILHNSQEYKLVETKFNIDYETDPQLVTTLITDALLSQEKVTQSRPPQVGINDFNSIGMEIGVRYWVPTNSYYDDKYQSNLAIINALRAASITIPCPVREIHLQQ, from the coding sequence ATGAATGAGACTCCAGCGGGTTTAGATCAAGAATTAGCACAACTGCAGAATGTTTATGAAATGCTGACAGAGTTTGTTGTTCAGTACAGCTTTCAAATCGTTGGCGCTATCATCATTTTGCTGATTGGTATTTGGGTCGCCAACAAGATGTCTGATGTTGTTACCAATCAATTTGAAAAACATAATATTGATGTCACGTTAGGTAACTTTGTTTCCAATCTTGTCAGAATTACCATCATAGTCATGGTATCAATTATCTGTTTAGGCAAACTTGGGATCAGCGTAACTCCTATGGTAGCCGCAATTGGTGCCGCATCTTTAGGTGCTGGTTTAGCACTTCAAGGCATGCTGGCAAACTACGCAGCAGGGGTTACCATTATCGTCACTCGCCCATTTGTCATTGGTAACACCATTGAGATACAAGGTGTATCCGGTGTAGTCCAAAAAATTCAATTAGGCCTGACGATTCTAACGAATGAAGAAGGTGAGTTAATCAATATTCCTAATAAACATATTGTTGGAGAAATTTTGCATAATTCTCAGGAATATAAACTGGTAGAAACCAAGTTTAATATTGATTATGAGACTGACCCGCAATTAGTCACCACGCTCATCACTGATGCTTTGTTGTCCCAAGAAAAGGTAACTCAATCCCGTCCTCCACAAGTAGGCATTAATGACTTTAACAGTATTGGTATGGAGATTGGGGTGCGCTATTGGGTGCCTACTAACAGTTACTATGATGATAAATACCAAAGCAACCTGGCGATCATTAACGCATTAAGGGCCGCCAGTATTACCATCCCTTGTCCTGTCAGAGAGATCCATCTGCAGCAATAA
- a CDS encoding SPFH domain-containing protein, which produces MFELTIAFLFIMFILYKLMLIVPMREVNVIERLGKFRTVLKPGFHFLVPFVDRVAYRHDTREEVLDVPPQSCISKDNTQLEVDGLVYLKVMDGKLASYGIENYRKAAVNLAQTTMRSEIGKLTLSQTFSERDSLNESIVREIDKASDPWGIKVLRYEIKNITPSIHVIHTLEKQMEAERRKRAEITLANAEKDAMINISQGERQEAINLSEGQKQKRINEAVGSGQQITIIAKAKSEGMDMICTALANQGGNDAMNMMLKEQFISQVGNILSESQVSIVPAEMAKLEGFFEGMEQVTHAVAKAPSATKGAR; this is translated from the coding sequence ATGTTTGAACTAACCATCGCTTTTTTATTTATCATGTTTATTCTTTATAAACTGATGTTGATCGTACCTATGCGTGAGGTCAATGTGATCGAACGTTTAGGAAAATTTAGAACGGTACTTAAACCGGGGTTTCATTTTTTAGTGCCATTTGTTGATCGCGTCGCGTACCGCCATGACACCCGTGAAGAAGTATTGGATGTACCGCCGCAGAGCTGTATTTCGAAAGATAACACTCAATTAGAAGTCGACGGCTTAGTGTACTTAAAAGTCATGGACGGTAAGTTAGCCAGTTATGGTATTGAAAATTATAGAAAAGCTGCAGTTAACTTAGCACAAACCACCATGCGTTCAGAGATTGGTAAATTAACCCTATCGCAAACCTTCTCAGAGCGTGACAGTTTGAATGAATCAATTGTTCGTGAGATTGATAAAGCATCCGATCCTTGGGGGATCAAAGTGCTGCGTTACGAGATCAAAAATATCACCCCTTCTATTCATGTTATTCATACCCTTGAAAAGCAAATGGAAGCTGAGCGTCGCAAACGTGCCGAAATTACCTTAGCTAACGCAGAAAAAGACGCGATGATTAATATCTCGCAAGGTGAGCGTCAAGAAGCGATTAACTTGTCAGAAGGGCAAAAGCAAAAGCGAATTAATGAAGCGGTAGGTTCAGGACAACAAATTACCATTATTGCCAAAGCAAAATCTGAAGGCATGGATATGATTTGTACTGCACTGGCCAACCAAGGCGGTAATGACGCGATGAATATGATGCTTAAAGAGCAGTTCATCAGCCAAGTGGGTAATATTCTATCTGAGTCTCAAGTATCGATTGTGCCTGCTGAAATGGCCAAGCTTGAAGGATTCTTTGAAGGGATGGAACAAGTCACCCACGCAGTAGCCAAAGCACCGTCAGCAACAAAAGGAGCACGCTAA
- the udp gene encoding uridine phosphorylase translates to MADVFHLGLTKQMLDGATLAIVPGDPERVKRIAELMDNATFLASHREYTTYLAYIDGKAVVVCSTGIGGPSTSIAVEELAQLGVSTFLRVGTTGAIQPEVNVGDVIVTQASVRLDGASLHFAPLEFPAAADFNCTTAMVAACRDYGLEPHVGITASSDTFYPGQERYDTVSGRVTSRFVGSMKEWQSMGVLNYEMESATLFTMCASQGWRAACVAGVIVNRTQQEIPDEAMMKKTEVSAITIVVDAARKLLA, encoded by the coding sequence ATGGCCGACGTATTTCACTTAGGTTTAACCAAGCAAATGCTTGATGGCGCAACTTTGGCAATCGTGCCGGGTGATCCAGAAAGAGTTAAGCGTATTGCTGAATTAATGGACAACGCGACTTTCTTAGCAAGTCACCGTGAATATACAACGTATCTTGCTTATATTGATGGCAAAGCCGTTGTGGTTTGTTCAACAGGTATTGGTGGTCCTTCGACTTCAATCGCCGTTGAAGAATTAGCGCAATTAGGTGTCTCAACCTTCTTACGTGTTGGAACAACGGGTGCGATTCAACCAGAAGTTAACGTAGGTGATGTGATTGTGACTCAAGCATCAGTGCGTTTAGACGGTGCTAGCTTACATTTTGCTCCGCTTGAGTTCCCTGCAGCAGCCGACTTTAACTGTACTACCGCTATGGTAGCGGCGTGTCGCGATTATGGTTTAGAGCCTCATGTTGGTATTACTGCTTCTTCAGATACCTTCTACCCAGGTCAAGAGCGTTACGACACTGTTTCGGGTCGTGTGACTAGTCGTTTTGTTGGCTCAATGAAAGAGTGGCAGTCTATGGGCGTACTGAACTATGAAATGGAGTCAGCGACCTTATTCACTATGTGTGCATCACAAGGCTGGCGTGCAGCTTGTGTGGCCGGTGTGATTGTTAATCGTACTCAGCAAGAAATTCCTGATGAAGCGATGATGAAGAAAACCGAAGTTAGTGCAATCACCATTGTGGTTGATGCAGCACGTAAGTTATTAGCGTAA
- a CDS encoding helix-turn-helix transcriptional regulator — translation MKNRLKVLRAERDLTQAQLSELLHVSRQTINAIEKGKFDPSLPLAFKAARLFGLTIEDIFQDELED, via the coding sequence ATGAAAAATAGACTTAAAGTGCTTCGAGCTGAACGCGATTTAACTCAAGCCCAGCTGTCTGAATTACTCCATGTGTCTCGGCAAACCATTAATGCGATCGAAAAAGGAAAGTTTGATCCTAGTTTGCCTTTAGCGTTTAAGGCCGCGAGGTTATTCGGCCTCACGATTGAAGACATCTTCCAAGATGAGTTGGAAGATTAA
- a CDS encoding GNAT family N-acetyltransferase — protein MQWKLLSFNEFSLDELYEVLKLRVDVFVVEQNCPYPELDNKDRLPGVKHLLGLNPQGELIAYTRILPAGVSYPEASIGRVIIAESGRGKGIAHALMQRSIDVVKELWPQENIQIGAQQHLNHFYQQQGFINNSEMYLEDGIPHIDMLLTLQPS, from the coding sequence ATGCAATGGAAGTTACTCAGCTTTAATGAATTTAGCCTAGATGAGCTATACGAAGTATTAAAGCTTAGAGTTGACGTGTTTGTGGTTGAGCAAAACTGCCCTTATCCAGAGCTGGATAATAAAGACAGGTTGCCTGGTGTTAAGCACCTATTAGGACTAAATCCGCAAGGCGAACTGATTGCATATACAAGAATTTTACCTGCAGGCGTGAGCTACCCAGAGGCGAGTATCGGTAGAGTCATTATTGCTGAATCTGGACGCGGTAAGGGAATTGCTCATGCATTAATGCAACGGTCAATTGATGTGGTAAAAGAGTTGTGGCCACAGGAAAATATTCAAATCGGTGCTCAGCAACATTTAAACCATTTTTACCAGCAGCAAGGGTTTATCAATAATTCAGAGATGTACCTTGAAGACGGCATCCCACATATTGATATGTTACTTACCTTGCAACCAAGTTGA